gacgtatccgtgCACTTGCAGAAGCGTAACAAGTATCAAGGCATTACGTGATTTTCTAAGTCTCACAGATGCATTTAGATGATGCCTTGAAGCAAAAAAGGTATTCCAAAATTTAAAGGAAGTTATGATGACAACACTAGTTCTTGCACTACCTAATAAGCAATTTGTCAATGTATCCGAAGATAGAATCGGAGCAATACTTATGAATTATATGATGTCATTCAAGAAAATGTTCCAGAGTTTATTGCTAAACAACTTGGGGACAAGGTTGTTTCGAAGGGCGGTGGAATGATAGATCCTTTAATGAatctattcaaataaatcctCTAACTTATTTTCTTTTCTAAGATAAGTTTTAGaccttttccttttataagacaAGTTTTAGATAAAACATTTTctcttgaaaatatatttttattttatttttatttttgttttagacCTCTCATTTGAAAAGGTCATTTAGGTGtctatttaaagagacgttatgtaattttggaagacaagtaattttccttttaattaatcaattttatttgatTATTAGAGGTCGATCCCCTCAAAGTGATCATCCTATCCTCCTTCTCATTTTTCCCTTTTGATTTTTCCACGTGATAGGCCCCGGGGTTCCTATTAGTGTTGCTCCCGCCGCCCCCTTTTCTCCCGCCGCCCCCTTTTCTCCCGCGCCTTCGATCTATACAAGCAGATGCAGCAGCGCCGGGGTAGCAGCAACACCCAGGTGTGTCGGCCATCCATAGAGACCTATTTGATGCTCCTGGCTGTAGTGCTCCGTCGGATCAGCAAGCCACCGGTCTCATACGTGTATCTCCACTCCGTTCGCTTGCTGGTGCGGCAGATGAAGTCTTCGGCCATGATCTCGGACACCTTCGCGCTCAACCTCATCATCAAGGCCTATGCACGGTGCTTGGAGATGGAGGAGGCCATCCAAGTGTTCAGGGAGATGGGGATCTACGGGTGCGAGCCCAACGAGTACTCCTACAGTTACATCGTGCAAGGGCTTTGCCAGAAGGGCTGGTTGGAGAAGGCAATGAACTACTTCAAGGAGATGAGGTCGAAGGCACTAGTGCCCACGACGACTATATACGTGGCGATGATCTACAGCCTGTCATTGGAGCGGCTGTTAGAGGCGACGGTCGAGGTGGTATACGATATGTTGGAGAACTGCAAGGCACCGGACATTTTGACCTACCGGACCTTGCTGGAGGAGATGTACAGGGAGGGGCGATTGGAGGTGGcatatgtaacaccccaccctcctcactactggactgtgagggcggagcgctactggactactaactttacttaactatccttgttcacatgttgagattaatacataaactctaaaaaaaactcaaaacatacaattaactagcagcgaaagactaaataactcatctaatacattctactcaactctttgttaataaagtCTTATGTTAAATCCccaggcttctatagtccaggcatcacacatccatccgcacctccttgtcgccttcctttgctataacttttcctttcctttatctgtagtaagaggaaatgcaactataagcaaaattgcttagtaagcgctatctaactcacaaaactcgaatatgcatataactggaagaaatctaaaactgaatgctcagaaagaaatactactcatgctcatctaataacaacagaaacatactgaaaagaaaatctatacaatcatgctagcataaagaactaacttgctgaatttttaaacttatgtgaagcttatttcacttgtttaaaaacttatactttaatacttcaaaatcataatcaactttcttcttgggcccaggcgtagtaccatcttatgcgcgttccctaataggttggggtagtgagccaccaatcctaaaagagcagacctcggtctaccagggccaagacctcggaattggacacctggatttgtttaacgacaacctcggaagtcgggtactagcctcttaaataaagtaaaatacttgttatcttttattacttctaatatataatgcctcggcattttctttaagcaccttgtgtaccaaaatccctaaagtcttgactttgggatctacttaaggccttggcctttttctttcttttctttatcttgcttatacttgttaatacctctattaaaaaggtgtctcatacaaaactgcactaaatgCTTATTAACTCTTTACTGAAAtgtttaacagaattgcatgaaaatatttaatagaactgtactgaaatgtttattgaaactgcactaaaactaaatctgcatacaagcgtaatcaaatctgcctacaaacttaatcaaaattttgcactataagcttaatcaaaattctgcactataagcttaatcaaatctgcctacaaacttaatcaaaattctgtactataaacttaatcaaaattctgcactataagcttaatcaaaattctgcactataagcttaattaaatctgcactataagcttaattaaaatctgcactataggcttaattaaaatctgcactataaattccaccaaaaatctgaaagtaaagtttccatccttaatttacgtcatcaacatttgatcatcatcttttctgaatctaatattcccttaaatttatgcattctcttcccataaattagtcaatatgatatctgtctcatgctcactgcataacaaaacaatttattcctttccaaatctaaatgaactaaatttagtTTTATGGTAGCAGCACCAATCAAACAAtaaggaataaactaaaccacatattcaaattaattaaaacctcttctcatcttctttatgaaactcacggcaggaaatcttcaaaatcattaatctttgcggcatgcgtcggaaatcaagaacacatgaatccgaaactactctactgcaggtgaggaagcacttaccttgcttcttggactcacaaccgaacaagaagggcttctaggaccttggccggccgccggagacgatgccctaactctcttttgttttctgcccgagctccaccGTCGCACGctgaagagaaggagagaatggtttaggtcacgggaataaaaccctctcctaacttatccctattataacctagtatttctgttaactccttaaataaatttttcttttttttctaaacagaaccgccacTTGGATTCTTGGTCAGCCAAATCTTTGACTGGGTCAGAGGTCGCATGTTCGATccctcagccgaaccctttttctcctatttatttcctatttattaactactgcttaaataaatttgttccttcttttaatcagcaacgcttgctggaacacttggtcagtcgcgctttgctaaatcttgaggTCGCGGGTTTGATTCCTCAACCGTCcctttattcccatttattttccgtttcctattaactaatacttaaataaatttcattacccTTTTTAATTAGCAACATTCGCTGGGACACTTGATCAGCcgcgctttgctaaatcttgaggTCGCGGGATCGATTCCTCAGTCGTCCCTTTATTCCCGTTTATTTTCCGTttcctattacttaaataaatttcattaccctttttaatcagcaacgttcgctgggacacttggtcagccgcgctttgctaaatcttgaggtcgcgggttcgattcctaaGCCGCCCCTTTTTTTcgtatttattttctgtttcctattaactattagtTAAATATATTTCAATCCCCTTTTTAACAACGATCGCTGGGACACTTGGTTAGCCAcgttttgcttaaggcttggctcgtgggttcaaatctcggctgcaacccttttcttcctattatttcctgttattaacttctactacttaaatacatttcatgcttcttttaatcagAAACGCCTGCTTGGGCTCTTGGTCAACCGGATTCGCTTAAGAATTGActcggccggaggtctccggttcgaatctcggcttggacattatttttgtagaaacttctttcatttagtaaaaataccaaacgacctccaaaaattacataaaaatactctaaaaatttctaaaaatctttagaatatttctaaatatttttaaccactattaggactcttaatgaggaattttgagttGTTACAGCATATGATCTGCTGGAAGAGCTCTGGCAGAGGAAGGGCGCCATGAAAGGAAGGATGCAATCCGACTTGTTGGCTAGCTTGCACTGGGTCTACCAGCCACGACATTGATTGCTTACTCTTGTTTGAAGTAAAGTTTGGCCCTTTCTGAGCATGAACCGTTCCAAAATcattgaaaaatgttttttttttcattttaattatgcAAATGGGGAGAGATCACACACTGCATTCGATCGGCAATAACAGTTCTTTAGAATGCACACTAAAGATTATGGAAATGATTATCTTATAGCCAGTTTATTACAATCACAATTTTCAATCATTTGGAGAGATATTATTTTGATGCTTTCAAGTTGATCATCATATGGATAGAAAGGTATAAAAATATCTTTCGAGTTGcaagagaatatatatatatatatataagttgaaGCTCTCAGGGCCTACAAAAAGTAAAACAATAGTTTTCAGGACTTGTAGCAACAAGGAACTATCAGAAATTCCAAGAATGATAGCTCGGCCTCTAGTGTTGAATAAGGTTCATCGTCGGATCCAACAACAGCTTGTGCAGAAGACTGGGAATCATTATCAAAGAATTGTGCTATAAAGTCCGTTATCTCTTTGTCGAATAGAGCGTCGCAAGACAATGATGTGTTTCCTGAAGCCAACTCCTCAACTTTATTCGTAGATAAACTTTAGTCCCAACACTTTCAGGATAGATGAATTTTCGAAAGGTGATGCAGTTGGAGCTAATATTATTACATAAGCATGGTGAAGGAGTGTCTTGTGAATCAAAATGAGGTGCCCTCCCGAAAGAATCCTGTGTTTCCGTCTTATTGGAGATTGATGATGTTGCAAAAGGGGGACCCTATTCGTAAAAGTTGGAGAAAGTGGTTCTAGAATCATCCTTAATAACATCATTAATATGACTTTTAGAATTACTTCGATCTTCCAAAACTGAGTACTGAGCATTAAAGTAAGgcgattctaatataatatcaggttACTCACTAAGTAGCTTCAAATGAGGATCACAGTCGATCAATTGCTTAAAATTCTTGCTCAACAAGGCCTGGGGACATTGAAGTAGATGCCTCCTGCAACATCCATTTGGTGAAAGTTATAATATAGACACAATCGAACACGTAAAATTCTGATTTATCTATGTTTCGTAAAATTTGAGATAGGCAACAAACATATATATCTTCAGGCAAAATTTGTTTTATCACATCAAGCTTAGTTTAAATAGGTTTAATCAAATAATAATATGGCATTTGAAGCACAAACCGAAAGAGTCAAGGAAGGCAACATGCCATAAAGGATATGCTTTACATTGTAGATCATCatataaaacttaatattaataatattcattaaaaaggtatagtttaactaatttaatcaaatttaaacaaTTGACAAGGAAGCAACTACAATATTCAAAAGGGAAAGGCTTACAATAGACTCCAAAAAAATATATACTGAAGATAAAACCTGATTATATTTTACTGAAGTACCAATAACAAGAACCACAGATTAAATGATAATATAACTACCAAAGCTTAGATTTTGCGCCAACTTGCAACAAAAAAGGTGAATTTTAGTATATGAGGGAAAAATATAATTTACATCTACCTGTGTATGTATTCTTGGCCATTGGTAAAATCTCGAGTTGCTTGCCACAGTGTATGCTTCCTTGGTTGAGGATTAGTCGCTCGGAAGAAAAGAGGTGGTCTTGCCAACTAATAAATAATTACCAACACGTTACCCGTAAGAAATGACCAATATATACCAACACaaattgagaaaaaataaatcCTATCACAATATCCAAAGTCCCATGGTCACCTTCAAAAAATACTGCCTTAATTGCAGTAAAGTTGGACCAGTTGAACTCAACGTTGCTCTTCAAGCCACCTTCGAGAACCTCCCATACAAGTTTACGTTTGGCGAAGTAACATTTTACCACTAAATCACCTTCATATCTAGACACTCACTATTTGCCAATAAAACATAGTGAACTTCTCCACAAACTTAACCAATCTGGTAAAGGAGATTACTTGACAAAAACATATGAGAATTAGAATGCACTAGATCACCCATAAAGAATTCATGAAATCCACCTTCAAGGAGAAAAGACAGTGACTGGAAATAAACTATGttccaattgttggtgcaatattccctaggtcaaggttgacctggttaaccaagcctgagtcttgattTGAGTTTCgacgtttgacaatatattgggtttagatgatatggacaatgcaggtgcagttgttcatttggggagattgttgatacaattcccgtttggtcaaagttgaccagttaagattgtgaaggaaagtcaagtaggtcaaggttgactggatacttgactgaaagtcctggtgagtgaagctaggcagaaggaagtcatggtgagtgaagctaggcagaaggaagtcctagtgagtgaagctaggcaggaggaaaatcctggtgagtgaagccaggtgaaagacctagtgagtgaagctaggcaattgggaagtcctagtgagtgaagctaggcaggaggaaaatcctggtgagtgaagccaggtgaaagacctagtgagtgaagctaggcaattgggaaagtcctggtgagtgaagccaggcaggagaaatccagatgggtcaaggttgaccagacatctagtgagagtccaagtaggtcaaagggattgaccggatacttggcacgaggaagaaaagtccaagtaggtcagagggattgaccggatacttggcaagaagagaaaaatccaagtgggtcaaagggattgaccagacacttggtgagagagtcctagctggtcaagggtgaccggatgctaggtcttatgtaccaacaagtcatggttgactagatgttggtttagggggctttggacttggttttgggcaaaaaccaagatctggattgatcagcctattgatccagcagatctggatcgatcagtggatcgatccagaagatttggatcgatcacccgatcgatccggtgagtccccgcgaacagaacccctctggatcgatcggccgatcgatccagagatcccaatcgatcagtggatcgattgggagttgctgtttatgcgcgataaaccctggatcgatccaccgatcgatccaggctattccagagagcacagaggcgctctggatcgatcggttgatcgatccaaagcctccccgatcgattgagagcaatccaatcgatcgggatccgaccgttagcgttgatttaagccgcaggcgttcgttTCCTTCGGTATTGCTTGCACTGTTCACTCCCGATACTCTCCAgcacctccatagctctctccaagctccaaatcgccagttcttgaagattcttggaggctcttccaagtcaagaggcggatcaaaaacaagaagaagaagttagggttagggtttttattgtacatcttgtaagcttttgcttatcttgtatttccctttcttcttcttgtattgagagtgttgtagggcttctctgcctttggtagttaccataaaggagtgttattcatagtggagggtgcgtgagtaggtgtggatccttggactagtcacctcttgtgaggtggataccaagtaaaccatccttgttagcgttgtgtgagtttgtttcttgtatatttccgctgcacatctttgaagaaacaagcaacgccgaccacgagcacgcgacgagctattcaacccccccccctctagctacttttcgatccCAACACCAATGATAGCTCCTTCGTTGATAATTGTAAGTGAAACTCAGCAATAAAGGCAAGTAAAATTGTTCATCATTTTCTTTTTGGTGGACCGTATCACAGAAAGTTACAAACACAAATAGGAGAAAAAGAATGAGCAGAACAATTCTGCgcaaaatagaaagattgaataGATTGCAAATACAAGAATAGAATACCAGAATAATGCATAGACAAAAACTTCTACAAGAACATACAAATAATAACAGGAAGGAGAGATGTATCATTTACGTAAACCACCAAATTTTTCCTTATAAAATCCTCACCTCCCATGTCCCAATCCTCAATAATGACGCAagaaaatttgaagttttgatcTTGCTCAGTGAGCTCGAAGAAGCTGAGAAGTCTGATTATTCACTAATTTCCGAGCGCTTCGAGCtagtgaagcataaagttttaCCTGTCTTTGCTTGAGAAAGCATCATCTGAATCATATTAGCTAGAGACGGACTCTTCCTGGGGCTCAATGAGACAAACATAATGAGAAGAGAAAGTGAGGGATCTACCTGCTCACACAAAGTGCTCACGTCCCTGGCCCTCTTGTGGAGACGTACACGCTTCTCGTCCAAGGGTTCCTCCACTTCTAACTTCACCGTCGGAGGAGGCGGAGTCGAGTGCGGGGTGGAATTAGCTCAGCGCTTGCCAGAATCTGAAGACCAAACCATTCCGCCAGAAGATATCCAAAGTAGGAACCCTAGAACGCCCAATTTTGCCCACGTGGCAATCCATTCATCAGAGTATCCCATGGGACATTTGGGAGAgatatatttctaaatattttctaCTTTTAAATATCCCGGGTGAaatgagatattttttaaaaatatttcctatTATCAAATATTCTTTTTGGAAGATGATACTttcctaaatatttttcaaatttaaatatccCTGTTGAAATGAAAATATTATAGAGGAGATTTGAACGTATCTctggttttaaaaaataaaaaataaaaaactttatatTTATATGAAATTTGGGATATTTAATAGGTGGTTATGTCAATATTTAATTTATggaatatttaattataaaatttaagatatttaaaaaatgagatatttaattaataatgCAAATGTAGTTACCATAAATAAAATGTTATTATCCTACGACGTGTAAAATTAGTGTTATTATCCTACAATATGTAAAACCTAATATCTAACTTATATAATATATTATCACCTGTGATTTTAacctaattaaataatattttaactgACATGCTATATGACATTTATTATATTTGAAATGAATAAAATCATGCGCGTATAAATTAGTATATAGCTTTTAATTACAATTTGTAGAAAATAGTGGATAGTAGAAGCTAAAGGGTAACTTTTATAATAgaattaatatgattttttttctaagaAAAACATACGTTCATATGATGTCTCCTAATTTGAAATGCTCTTttgatttatatattaaaaaaaaatactttgagttcgatcaaataataaaaagagcACTTAATACTTGTCTATATACTATAATTTTATCCATGACACATAATTCATCCAAAATTGAACTttgatttaatattatttttaaaatatcgaTACGTGCATTAAtttatgattaaaaaataataataatctcagtTAATGTACTATCTCTGGGATGATCGACTCGATTCTATAGAAGTTTTACATCGACTATCAAGGTAAATTTAAAAACACAAGCAGCGACCAACTCAGAATCCCAATATTCTTTAGTTGTGCCCCCCATTTAGAAAAAATTCCTATTAATACGTCATAGCTAGAAATTGAACCACGAGTACCTAGATAATAATTTGGATGTCCTGCCTAGGGATGGCAACGGGTCAGGGTCAATtaaaatgtaaaataccagaaaagggcgaataataataagagaatttttcgagatttttagaaatttttcgggaatttttcggagattgtatggacgagtttatgggAATAAAACTAGGTCCTAGGAAAGCCTGTttggttaccccatttaagcgaggaaaagtttgatttcttttcctttttgttttagttttttttctttttctttcttttatttttccccgCCGTTTCCTTCTCCCCTcacgcgtgccctaaccggcggcgGTTACCTTCCACTCCTTCTATTTCacccttgttggttgctactcggaaaacctagaggttccactgtataaaattttgtacaaaggtctgaaccttttcctagctaccatgtgttcttttaaattaaattttggatcgcctgcggaacttaacatgtttgatccaaaacttaatctatttgttcttttaggttttgacttggatctcctgcggaacttaacacgttcgacccaagtcaccttaagttattaatttcattaaatattaatttccataattggttcccagtactgacgtggcgaggcacatggccttcttggatatgcgaGCAACCAccgccgactagacaaaaccttttatagaaagctaatatttaatttcctaaaataactttaggttaaccgaaaggaacaatcaaatcacaaggaaaagaaaaaacaaaagaacacaacatcgaaaaacatattcgaaattctagaatcgtaagcctcttgtatttggtattatttccataaataactagtatgatgcggaaaagaaaaattactagttataccttctagaaaaacctcttgatcttctaccgtattcctcttctaacctcggacgttgtgtgggcaacgatcttccaagatgagaaaccaccaatcaccttcttctcctcctagctagatTCGTCCAAAAcaaaagaacttcaccaaagaagaagaaaaacaccaaccaagctccaagggatgcaagctttctctccttcttcttcttcttctccaagtagtatccggtcaacacaagaactccaagcaagagggaagtttcggccaccacaaagaggaagagagggagaggatgttggccggccacaccaaggaataggagagggagaataatagaggttgtctcccaTGAAGGcatccctaccccttcttttatattccttggctttagcaaataaggaaatttatttataataaaatttccttaactttctttgacaataattaattaagaaaattttaataaaatttcttaatcaactaatcatggccggccacctcaaatagaaaaattaggagagtttcaatcaacaattaaaacttccttatttgtctttggaaattttaaaaaataaaatttccttttaaaatcccttcatggttgataaaaagaactttctataattttaattttctacatgtgaataattttcaaagagaaaaaataaaatatctttccaatatacaaataaggaaagaaatctaatatctttcttttaatcttttgtagatctttttaaagaaagatattttaattttaattctctgtaataaattatatcttccacataataaaaattaaaattaaaattcttttttaatttaatgtggccggccccctctatcttgggttcaagctagggccggccaccctaaaccaagcttaggccggccctagcttggttcccaagctagcttggccgacccctttaggtgggtataggtgggtataatactctataaataagagactatgatagggaccgagaggaggaattggttttggtctcccgataaaattaagcatcccgtgttcgccccgaacacacaacttaattttatcaataataattcattccactagagaactattattgaactaccgcaccaatcccaaattacatttttgggctccttcttattatgagtgtgttagtctccctgtgtttaagatgtcgaatgcccactaattgagtgagttactgacaactcatttaattaatatcttaatccaagagtagtaccactcaaccttatcatcatgtcgaactaagtccacctgcagggtttaatatgacaatccttatgagctcctcttggggacattatcaacctagtatctctaggacacagtttccttctataatcaacaacacacactataagtgatatcatttcccaatttatcgggcttattgattcatcgaactaaatctcacccattgataaattaaagaaataaatatcaaatatatgtgcttgttattatattaggattaagagcacacacttccataataactgaggtctttgtttctttataaagtcagtataaaagaaacgacctctaatggtcctactcaatacactctaagtgtactagtgtaattatatagttaagataaattaattcctaattacactacgaccttacaatggtttgttcctttccattttggtcgtgagctactgtttataatttataaggtactgataacatgatcctttgtgtgtgacaccacacaccatgttatctacaatataaattaattgaacaactacatttatcataaatgtagacatttgaccaatgtacttcttttttctagataaatgtttataccaaaagctagacttttagtatacatcctaacaacccTTTCCTCCTGAACCCTCACTTCTTCTAGTCGCCGCCGCCGATGTCCTTCTCCCCTCTGTGCTGCCATCGACCCCCCACAGCCGACGCCtaccctctgccctagcgtcggccgcCGTCGCCTATACCCTAGCACCGCCGGGTGTCGCACCTCAGAcctagttctccggccgactcCTCTGTGCGCCGCTCACCACCGCTGTTTCCTCCTCGCCGGCACTTGAGCGCCGACACCTGAGTCCTTCCCTTGTGCCACTGTGCCCTAGTTCTCTTTTCTGACGGCTCTGATCAATCATGTGATGACAAAGTCGTGCCCTAACAGTGGTCCTTAAGGTAGGTGTTTTATCAAGCTGTGGATTTGAGTTCTTGGTCTCTATGTTTATCTGATCAATGATCCTCCTGCTTGCTATCATTTGGTGTCGTTTGGTGAAGGATTTCCAACAGAAAGGTTACACTGCTAGATCCATCTGATTTGGATCACTATTAGCTATTGAAGAAGAGGAGGTAAGAGGAATAGGGAGGACGTGTTGTTGGGTTTTATTGGATCCGGCAGTCAATCTTTCCAGAACCAGCACGACTGTGAGTTGAGGTAAGGGATAGAGGACTTGTTTCAATTGTAGTAG
This window of the Zingiber officinale cultivar Zhangliang chromosome 3B, Zo_v1.1, whole genome shotgun sequence genome carries:
- the LOC122054959 gene encoding pentatricopeptide repeat-containing protein At3g25210, mitochondrial-like, translating into MRISQGRATQPEGKRKLAMQISHDHATLPEEREELPCCSRRPLFSRRPLFSRAFDLYKQMQQRRGSSNTQVCRPSIETYLMLLAVVLRRISKPPVSYVYLHSVRLLVRQMKSSAMISDTFALNLIIKAYARCLEMEEAIQVFREMGIYGCEPNEYSYSYIVQGLCQKGWLEKAMNYFKEMRSKALVPTTTIYVAMIYSLSLERLLEATVEVVYDMLENCKAPDILTYRTLLEEMYREGRLEEAYDLLEELRRRKGAMKGRMHSDLLASLHWVC